Part of the Vidua macroura isolate BioBank_ID:100142 chromosome 27, ASM2450914v1, whole genome shotgun sequence genome, ctcctggctcctgctcctcccaggccACGGGGATGTTCCTCAgcagggaattcccagggaaacaACTCCCGGGGGTCTTTGCTCCTTTACAGGTGCACCCAGAGGGGAAGTTTGTTGTGGATGTGGACAAGAACATCGACATCAATGATGTGagtgccccagggctgtggggggtccccagggctggcagggacacccAGCCCCGTGCTGTCCCCACAGGTGACCCCCAACTGCCGCGTGGCGCTGCGCAACGACAGCTACACCCTGCACAAGATCCTGCCCAACAAGGTGGACCCGCTCGTGTCCCTCATGATGGTGGAGAAGGTCCCAGACTCCACCTACGAGATGATCGGGGGCCTGGACAAGCAGATTAAGGAGATCAAGGAGGTCATCGAGCTGCCCGTGAAGCACCCGGAGCTCTTCGAGGCGCTGGGCATCGCCCAGCCCAAGGCAAGTGCTGCTCTGGGGGAGCACAGGCtggccccgtgtccccaggcaggCTCTGAGGGGCCGCGTGGCCGTTGCAGGGGGTGCTGCTCTACGGCCCCCCCGGCACGGGGAAGACGCTGCTGGCCAGGGCGGTGGCCCACCACACCGACTGCACCTTCATCCGCGTGTCCGGCTCCGAGCTGGTGCAGAAGTTCATCGGGGAAGGTAAcggggcgggggcggctccGGGGCTCCTCGGGGCTGGCTGGGCTCGGGCCCAGGCTGAGCCCGGTGCCCGCAGGGGCCCGCATGGTGCGGGAGCTGTTCGTGATGGCGCGGGAGCACGCGCCCTCCATCATCTTCATGGACGAGATCGACTCCATTGGCTCATCCCGCCTGGAGGGCGGCTCTGGCGGGGACAGCGAGGTGCAGCGCACCATGCTCGAGCTCCTCAACCAGCTCGATGGCTTCGAGGCCACCAAGAACATCAAGGTAGAGGGGCCGGCCCTGCCTGGGGTCTTGCCAACCCCACGGTGCACAGGGTGGTGACAGCTGTCCCCCTGTGCAGGTGATCATGGCCACCAACAGGATCGACATCCTGGACTCGGCCCTGCTGCGCCCTGGCCGCATTGACAGGAAAATCGAATTCCCCCCTCCCAACGAGGAGGTACCAGAGCCACccttgtccctgctgtccccaccctCTCCCTGGGAGCCATTCCTGGGCTCCaaccctccctgtgcccctgctccaggcccGCCTGGACATCCTCAAGATCCATTCCCGGAAGATGAACCTGACCCGGGGCATCAACCTGCGGAAAATCGCGGAGCTGATGCCGGGGGCCTCAGGGGCTGAGGTGAAGGTGAGCTGGGGACTCTGGGGACATGGGAGCTGCCAAGAGGGGCACTGGCTGATgttcccctcctgtcccctcaggGCGTGTGCACAGAGGCAGGGATGTATGCgctgagggagaggagagtGCACGTCACGCAGGAGGACTTCGAGATGGCCGTGGCCAAGGTGGGTGCCATGGGAGAGGTGACAGTGGGGGGTGATGGGGGCACACAGTGTCCTGGATGGCGTTtgccaggagcacaaacagggGGATTGTCACCATGAGTGACATGGGAGAGGCAACCTTCCCTGTGCACGGCTGACACTTGGTCTTGGGGTGTTTGTGGGGTAATTAACACCCAATTTGGGCACTGAATGTTGGACCCACCCCTGTGCCCTCCCCCCCAGGTGATGCAGAAGGACAGCGAGAAGAACATGTCTATCAAGAAGCTGTGGAAGTAACggtgaggctggagctgctccctctgtgctgtcagtaaagagctgctgtggccaggCCCGGGCACTGGGCTGGGGACTGATttggggatggggtgggggctgcaggacacGGCACacaccccacagagctgctgctaaCTGCTTTTATTAGAAAAGATCCAAAATAGACAAAAACTGGTTACAcaagaggcagagcaggaaccCCTGAGCCCAACCCTGGGAATCTGTAAACGCCCCCCCACCTCGGAGCCTGCAGGGGGGCAAAGGCACTTCAGTGggggtggcagtggtggcactgcCCCCGTggtcccctccctcctccccagtaTCTCCAGTTCTTggtgcccctgtgcccccacaggctcctggggcagagccagcccctctgcccccaaACCTCGTCAAGACAAGTGGTTAATTATGGAATTATGTAAAACagcggggggtggggggggaaggaaTAAACTGATTGTCACAAACTAAACCCCAGCCCTCGGTTCTGTATCCCCAGAACAGCCCTGGGAGCCTCCctgagcccctgcagagcccagtgCAGGAAGAGGAACTCAAtcaatatattaattaattaatcaaataCAAACCCACTGTACAAAACGCTGCCTTTTTtcgtgtttttttttctttttttatataaaacctGTTCACAAAAATAGTGCAAAACGTCGGGGGGAACTGGCGTTTGGAATGATGAACTTTGGTTGAAGAGGGGCAGGGCGGGGCCTGCGGGGCTcggggtggggctggcagctcctcccCATGGGCACGGGCAGCGCTTCCCGGCTCCCGGGGCGTTTTTGGGAACGGGAGGGGAGCGGGGAACCcgcgggggctgcgcggggAGGGGCGCGATGCAAAGCGGAGGAGGCGCTGCGGGGGCCTGGGGGAGCGGGGACTCCGCTGTGCTCGGCCTGGGGAGCCCCGGGGAGCTCCCGTCCCTCCAGGCACATCGGGTTTGTGCAAGTGCTGTGGCTTCCAGTCGGTACCGTCCGGCTCGggcagcggggcgggagcgCCCCCGGGCCCCGCCCGCCTTAAGTGAGGCGGATCCCGAGCACTTGTTCCAGTTCCTGCCGGCGCTGCTGGAcctggggacaccgcggggtcagggagggacaggggacgCTGCCCGGACTCCTAGGGCTCTGTCACTGCCATCCCAACTCACCTTGGCAAAGATGTGTCTGCCCACGGCCTCCTGCGCCCAGGGCTGTTGGTAAAACTCGGCCCGCCGCTCCTCCTCGGGGTTCCCGATCACATCCGTGATGATCTGACCCAAAGGGGACGGGGCACCAGGAATGAGGGATCCACGAGGGACCCAGAcccctcccagcctccccactctgcccagccccagggcttcagaatcatggaattggtAGGGTTGGGGAAAGACCTTCAACCCTTACCCCAACACCACTGCCACGTTCACCACTGAgccatgtccccaagggccacatccaTGGTTCTGAACCCCTCCAAGGCTGGggattccaccactgccctcagcagctgtgccagcactggaCAACCCcttccaggaagaaatttttcccaatatccaacctaaacctccctaGCAATTGTTCCCCTTTACCTTGAGGTCCCTCCTCTGGGATTTGATCCATTCCTGGATGAAATCCTGGGGGTTGTTGCTGAAGCTCAGCATGAAATCCCTCTGTGTCTTCAGCTGGTTGATGGACTCGATGGTCTCGTGGATCTGGGCAGGTGACAGGGGTCAGAGGAGCTGTGCTCCCCCCACAGGACACAGCTgccccctggcagtgtcccctcccACCTTGGCATCCAGGGAGGCGATTTCCTGCTGGTTGGTGGTGGAGGCCAGGAAATTGCTCATCTGGGCTTTGAGGGGATCGTCCACCTCCACATCGATGTCATAGCAGGCTGTCTTCTTCTGGTCATTGGGGTCCACACTGGGGGAATGGGGTTGGGGGGACCTGCTGAGCCCCCACCTGGCTGGGGGTGGACGGACCCCCAACAACACCACCAGTGCCCCAAGAAGCCTCAGATTTGGTGGTTCttcccctcccaggtgacttgtGCTAGTCCTTCAGGCTGGAGACCTCAAAGCCTGCTGTGGCCCCAGCCCAcggagcccccccagccctggggacagtgctTGGCTCACTCCCCACCCTACTGAGCACCCCCAGTCCCAGGGACACTGCCCACTCCCCATCCCATGGAGCCCCTTCAGCCCTGGAGCCATTGCCCACCCAttgcccagcccagagcccctcAGGGCCATGCCCACGCTGTGCCCCCACCTGATGGTGTGGTTGATGATGATGGGGTCtgggtgctgcagcagccctgccagcttCATAGGGATCTCGGAGAAGCGCATGCGGACACAGTTGAAGATCTAGGGGGTGAAGCAGAGCCTTTGGCACCCATGGCAGGGTCACCCCTCACCTGTGCAGTGAGGTGGGGCATCCCCAAGCTGGTGGTGTGAGCTagagcccagggaaggggcacagccagagcctggAAGGGCTGTGGGAACTGGTGAGAGGCTTCTCCCAGCTGGCTGAGGTGGGAATGCGCAGGTACCTGGCGGAAGTAGCGGTTGCAGTTGATGAACTCCTTCTCGTGGCTGTCCTGCAGTTTGTTGTGTTTGATGTAGAGCCACAGGGCCTGCATGATGCTGGCCCTGGTCTGGGTGTGCACCCCCAGCAGCCGGGCCAGCCGTGGGTCCAGCTTGTACTGGggaggctgtggggacagcgggggtcAGCCATGgaagcagccaggctggaaaagcacccccagagcagagcccagcctgacccacccctgtcctgtccccagcccggAGCACTGAGTGCTCCTGGGACAGCAgaagggatggggactccagcacCCTCTGGGCAGCTTGTCCCAGTTTTTAACTCCCTttcccagagctccctgtgcaCCTTTCGATCCCTGCATGCCCCAAACCCTCATCCAAGGCCCTGTCCCAGTTTTTAACTACCTTTCCACATAGgaattcctcctgctgcccgAAGAAGAGGGGGGGGCCCTCGGGAGTCCCCCACAGCCCGTGTCACTGCGGGTCCATGCCTGGAGCTCCCCGTGCTCCTTTCAATCCCTACGTGCCCACACCCTCATCCgaagccctgtcccagcccatccctgctcctgggtGGCCCCCAGGTGGCCCCAGGCTGTACCTGATGGTCCAACATGAGCAGCAGCGTGCACTTCACATTGACATCCCCAGGACGCTTCACCTGGAAGCCGTCGGTCTCCTGGGTCGTGGGCATCCGGTGCCACTGTGAGGGACAACGGGGACATTGCTGAGGCCAGGACCATGGAACCAACCCTGCCAGCAGGGTCTGTGtctgcacagctgggctggggctctggggctggcacagccacacagCCACACACCCCTGGCAGTTCCTGATCCCAGGgtggcagctcagagctctcccagtccatcccatcctgggctgtgctccagcactgggatggactggggcaGTTCCAGCCCTGAGTGCTTGGGGTGCAGGGCTCCCACAGCTTCTGGATCAATCCTGCAGGAATGTGCATCAGAGCCTCTCCCAGCTTCCCCTGGAAGGGGATTCAGCCTCTCCACAGAATCTCCCAGGGCAAAAGCATGAGCTGggtgcagggagagctccaggcaggagcaccCAAAAAAGGTCTGATCCCTCTGCCAGGCATGGCTTAAACCTCCAAGGACCCACCAGctcagggacaggcaggagtgCAAACCCTTCTTCCCACAGGGCACGGGGGTGAGCCTCCTGTGGGATCAGCACCCCATGGGgaccctctgtgccaggctggggggcAAGCTGCCTCTGGGGCcacgtccctgtccccacacacCACAGCTCCAGTGCTGGCT contains:
- the PSMC5 gene encoding 26S proteasome regulatory subunit 8 — translated: MPAEKMALDGPEQMEMDDGKGGSGLRQYYLSKIEELQLIVNEKSQNLRRLQAQRNELNAKVRLLREELQLLQEQGSYVGEVVRAMDKKKVLVKVHPEGKFVVDVDKNIDINDVTPNCRVALRNDSYTLHKILPNKVDPLVSLMMVEKVPDSTYEMIGGLDKQIKEIKEVIELPVKHPELFEALGIAQPKGVLLYGPPGTGKTLLARAVAHHTDCTFIRVSGSELVQKFIGEGARMVRELFVMAREHAPSIIFMDEIDSIGSSRLEGGSGGDSEVQRTMLELLNQLDGFEATKNIKVIMATNRIDILDSALLRPGRIDRKIEFPPPNEEARLDILKIHSRKMNLTRGINLRKIAELMPGASGAEVKGVCTEAGMYALRERRVHVTQEDFEMAVAKVMQKDSEKNMSIKKLWK
- the SMARCD2 gene encoding SWI/SNF-related matrix-associated actin-dependent regulator of chromatin subfamily D member 2 isoform X1; protein product: MAGRGAFPLSPLPPSAAPPAPGPGTALLRGPSPAPAAAPGYRAMGPAAAQYQQRPGMPPGGRMPMAGLQVGPPGAPPYGAATPLRPGLPQAMMDPFRKRLLTPQAQPPMATPRRGVKRRKMADKVLPQRIRELVPESQAYMDLLAFERKLDQTIARKRMEIQEAIKKPLTQKRKLRIYISNTFTPAKEEGEGGERVASWELRVEGKLLEDPSKQKRKFSSFFKSLVIELDKELYGPDNHLVEWHRMPTTQETDGFQVKRPGDVNVKCTLLLMLDHQPPQYKLDPRLARLLGVHTQTRASIMQALWLYIKHNKLQDSHEKEFINCNRYFRQIFNCVRMRFSEIPMKLAGLLQHPDPIIINHTISVDPNDQKKTACYDIDVEVDDPLKAQMSNFLASTTNQQEIASLDAKIHETIESINQLKTQRDFMLSFSNNPQDFIQEWIKSQRRDLKIITDVIGNPEEERRAEFYQQPWAQEAVGRHIFAKVQQRRQELEQVLGIRLT
- the SMARCD2 gene encoding SWI/SNF-related matrix-associated actin-dependent regulator of chromatin subfamily D member 2 isoform X2; protein product: MAGRGAFPLSPLPPSAAPPAPGPGTALLRGPSPAPAAAPGYRAMGPAAAQYQRPGMPPGGRMPMAGLQVGPPGAPPYGAATPLRPGLPQAMMDPFRKRLLTPQAQPPMATPRRGVKRRKMADKVLPQRIRELVPESQAYMDLLAFERKLDQTIARKRMEIQEAIKKPLTQKRKLRIYISNTFTPAKEEGEGGERVASWELRVEGKLLEDPSKQKRKFSSFFKSLVIELDKELYGPDNHLVEWHRMPTTQETDGFQVKRPGDVNVKCTLLLMLDHQPPQYKLDPRLARLLGVHTQTRASIMQALWLYIKHNKLQDSHEKEFINCNRYFRQIFNCVRMRFSEIPMKLAGLLQHPDPIIINHTISVDPNDQKKTACYDIDVEVDDPLKAQMSNFLASTTNQQEIASLDAKIHETIESINQLKTQRDFMLSFSNNPQDFIQEWIKSQRRDLKIITDVIGNPEEERRAEFYQQPWAQEAVGRHIFAKVQQRRQELEQVLGIRLT
- the SMARCD2 gene encoding SWI/SNF-related matrix-associated actin-dependent regulator of chromatin subfamily D member 2 isoform X3 produces the protein MAGRGAFPLSPLPPSAAPPAPGPGTALLRGPSPAPAAAPGYRAMGPAAAQYQQRPGMPPGGRMPMAGLQVGPPGAPPYGAATPLRPGLPQAMMDPFRKRLLTPQAQPPMATPRRGVKRRKMADKVLPQRIRELVPESQAYMDLLAFERKLDQTIARKRMEIQEAIKKPLTPSKQKRKFSSFFKSLVIELDKELYGPDNHLVEWHRMPTTQETDGFQVKRPGDVNVKCTLLLMLDHQPPQYKLDPRLARLLGVHTQTRASIMQALWLYIKHNKLQDSHEKEFINCNRYFRQIFNCVRMRFSEIPMKLAGLLQHPDPIIINHTISVDPNDQKKTACYDIDVEVDDPLKAQMSNFLASTTNQQEIASLDAKIHETIESINQLKTQRDFMLSFSNNPQDFIQEWIKSQRRDLKIITDVIGNPEEERRAEFYQQPWAQEAVGRHIFAKVQQRRQELEQVLGIRLT